One stretch of Vulpes lagopus strain Blue_001 chromosome 12, ASM1834538v1, whole genome shotgun sequence DNA includes these proteins:
- the PTRH2 gene encoding peptidyl-tRNA hydrolase 2, mitochondrial, translated as MLSKALVMEYLAHPGALSLAAGVACGMCLGWGLRVRFGMIPKSSVSETDTETGSEASILGESGEYKMILVVRNDLKMGKGKVAAQCSHAAVSAYKQIQRRNPELLKQWEYCGQPKVVVKAPDEETLVELLTHAKMLGLTVSLIQDAGRTQIAPGSRTVLGIGPGPADLIDKVTGHLKLY; from the coding sequence atGCTCTCCAAAGCCTTGGTGATGGAATATTTGGCTCATCCTGGTGCACTCAGCTTGGCTGCTGGAGTTGCTTGTGGCATGTGCCTGGGCTGGGGCCTCCGTGTACGCTTTGGGATGATCCCCAAAAGCTCTGTCAgcgagacagacacagagactggAAGTGAAGCAAGCATCTTAGGAGAGAGCGGGGAGTATAAAATGATTCTTGTGGTTCGAAATGACTTAAAGATGGGAAAAGGGAAAGTGGCTGCCCAGTGCTCTCATGCTGCTGTTTCTGCCTACAAGCAAATTCAAAGGAGAAACCCTGAGTTGCTCAAACAATGGGAATACTGTGGCCAGCCCAAAGTGGTGGTCAAAGCCCCTGATGAAGAAACCTTGGTTGAATTATTGACCCATGCGAAAATGCTAGGACTGACTGTAAGTTTAATCCAAGATGCTGGACGTACTCAGATTGCACCAGGCTCTAGAACTGTCTTGGGAATTGGGCCAGGACCAGCAGATCTAATTGACAAAGTCACTGGTCACCTAAAACTTTACTAG